The proteins below are encoded in one region of Anoplopoma fimbria isolate UVic2021 breed Golden Eagle Sablefish chromosome 19, Afim_UVic_2022, whole genome shotgun sequence:
- the arpp19b gene encoding cAMP-regulated phosphoprotein 19b gives MSEEVEGTSASEEQQEMEDKVISPEKVEEAKLKARYPNLGAKPGGSDLLRKRLQKGPKYFDSGDYNMAKAKMKNKQLPSAPTEKTEITGGHIPTPQDLPQRKTSIVASKLAG, from the exons ATGTCTGAGGAGGTTGAAGGAACGAGTGCTTCGGAAGAGCAGCAG GAAATGGAGGACAAAGTGATCAGTCCAGAGAAAGTAGAGGAGGCCAAACTGAAGGCCAGGTATCCTAACCTGGGAGCCAAGCCTGGAGGCTCAGACCTACTCAGGAAAAGACTACAGAAGGGG CCAAAGTATTTTGACTCTGGCGACTACAACATGGCCAAGGCGAAAATGAAGAATAAGCAGTTGCCATCAGCCCCGACAGAGAAGACTGAGATCACAGGGGGGCACATCCCAACACCTCAGGACCTGCCTCAAAGAAAGACTTCAATTGTGGCCAGCAAACTGGCTGGTTGA
- the rsl24d1 gene encoding probable ribosome biogenesis protein RLP24: MRIEKCYFCSGPVYPGHGVMFVRNDCKSFRFCKSKCHKNFKKKRNPRKTRWTKAFRKASGKELTVDNALEFEKRRNIPVKYNRGLWDKTVEAMKRVQEIKQKRQARFIMNRLKKGKQLEKEEAISEVKKNIHLIKAPHAGKAKQMEAKMVQKLQEDVDMGDDDN; the protein is encoded by the exons ATGCGCATCGAAAAGTGTTATTTCTGCTCGGGACCAGTGTACCCCGGGCATGGGGTCATGTTTGTAAGGAACGACTGCAAG tCATTCAGATTCTGCAAATCAAAATGCCACAAGAACTTCAAGAAGAAGCGTAACCCAAGAAAGACCAGATGGACCAAGGCATTCAGAAAGGCATCAGGAAAGGAGTTGACAGTG GATAACGCCCTGGAATTTGAGAAACGTAGAAACATACCTGTTAAATATAACAGGGGTCTGTGGGACAAAACAG TGGAAGCAATGAAGAGGGTGcaggaaataaaacagaaacgACAGGCCAGATTTATCATGAACAG ATTAAAGAAGGGCAAACAGCTGGAGAAGGAAGAGGCCATCAGCGAAGTGAAGAAAAATATTCACCTTATCAAAGCACCACATGCAG gaaAGGCCAAACAAATGGAAGCCAAAATGGTGCAGAAGTTACAAGAAGACGTGGACATGGGGGATGATGATAACTGA